A part of Dysgonomonas mossii genomic DNA contains:
- a CDS encoding DUF4293 domain-containing protein, giving the protein MIQRIQSIFLLLTTILMGATFVIPSLEITSEGLKFSSILFNSLGIFDNSISYHAWGAAIFCALSAIVAFLNIFLYNKRKLQIKLGLFTALLIAIYYVTAAFYVSAFLDKITPGYSLNIQLGIIFPVLALIFDLLAVSRIKKDEKLVKSLDRIR; this is encoded by the coding sequence ATGATACAGCGTATACAGTCGATTTTTCTCCTTCTTACAACGATATTGATGGGGGCTACTTTTGTGATTCCATCGCTTGAAATAACGAGTGAAGGTCTTAAATTTTCAAGTATATTGTTTAATTCTTTGGGAATATTTGACAACTCAATATCTTATCATGCTTGGGGAGCGGCTATTTTTTGTGCTCTATCTGCGATCGTAGCTTTTCTAAATATATTTCTGTATAATAAAAGAAAGTTACAAATAAAATTGGGATTATTTACGGCTTTGTTGATAGCTATATATTATGTGACTGCCGCGTTTTATGTAAGTGCATTCTTAGATAAGATTACTCCAGGATATTCCTTAAATATTCAACTTGGAATTATTTTCCCTGTATTAGCTCTGATCTTTGATTTACTTGCTGTTTCACGTATAAAGAAAGACGAAAAGCTTGTAAAATCTTTAGACCGCATACGATAA
- a CDS encoding DUF6443 domain-containing protein: MKQLFTIISFLLISLEITSQVSITLKTPQTTGGTETACQTISLLPGFSFKATSTSGALTLRVNPSTCDPYAGQASSVSTSQNYIQTKTYTTDDGSRYMEAIQYFDGLGRPVQTVLRAITPLAADLVTYQEYDPFGREDRSWLPAVAAGNNGAYMPLANYKTSAMATYRSTTYNTASDSVAYSRPVYEASPLSRVLEQYAPGADWHKNGKGVKTEYLTNGTGADDNGALSCRKYSIIGSELTTKLTYSGGVYDPAQLYVTRMTDENGNKVYEFKDKLGQILLTRSINVLADKTIQHLNTLYVYDDFGNLCYVIPPEGFDKIKDYSDNSTEMKQYAYIYKYDSRNRCILKRLPGCEPIYYVYDKADRLIFTQDGEQRAKTSSPEWTFNKYDAFGRLIISGIYPSPASHASLITKCKDIVVTEKIDPNKYYGYTWNILPEVVYTGSMIINYYDAYDAFPNNTQINYRELLKYTEKSGYGQRYINNGLQLNTPKGQLTATRARSLMPDGSMEVGTVSMLYYDNRGRLIQTKSANHLGGVDEEYIAYNFTGQPTKKMHVHTKDANGGGKQTELYTYTYDHAGRLLTTTHQLTDGTTARPQITLADNTYDELGRLKYNQKGGLASSKTTYGYNIRSWTKSITSPLFSQTLYYNESYGGSKAQYNGNISAMSWKQNNESNTRGYTFAYDDLSRLLSTAYLKDGVKQNHDTEKGATPIYQTAYSYDKHGNIKTLQRYGKTTASAYGLVDNMTLTYAGNQMVNVLDGIQNFAYAPSADFKDVPNAPGIVEYTYNKNGAMNKDLNKGITEIQYNSLNLPSQMVINSSTAKAKNYYTYSASGVKLRTEQRYDPTLNQTPIGTTTPANDGLTHYKNTDYVGNIIYETEGNSAGVVSKTRILVDGGYIEGGVYHYYMTDHLGNNRVVVNASGTVTQRSHYYPFGTAFAENTVDEQKQQPYKYNGKELDQMHGLNLYDYSARYYESAIGRFTSVDPLAEKYYSISPYTYVKNNPLKYTDPTGMYVSEESVGAWLNAAFRTYTLLEIYQRNNTNGQYDQAISYLQLTSSNLEKIWNSENRYEITQLELGSIGGFSYDKEKNTFKIEYLGGFDDDNLYHEITHGGQYENGTLGFMYVQDSNGKIRAVPFTGVNSEIEAYRVSHVYAKITSNKNIEDINTNYVRSIQVNGNDIYPVNMNASLGHYLDGESQYWTIRLGLSPIGSDKTQSIVVGEHPNDFVKLNQLPFMKWNK; encoded by the coding sequence ATGAAACAACTATTTACCATCATATCCTTTCTTCTTATCAGTCTGGAGATAACGAGTCAGGTAAGTATTACCTTGAAGACCCCGCAAACGACAGGTGGTACAGAGACAGCCTGCCAAACAATCAGCCTTTTGCCCGGATTTAGTTTCAAAGCTACCAGCACATCGGGAGCTCTTACTTTGAGGGTGAATCCTTCGACCTGTGATCCTTATGCGGGTCAAGCTTCTTCGGTGAGTACATCTCAAAACTATATCCAGACCAAGACCTATACCACGGATGACGGCAGCCGTTACATGGAAGCCATTCAATATTTTGACGGATTGGGGCGTCCTGTACAAACCGTTTTACGGGCAATAACTCCTTTGGCAGCCGATCTTGTGACTTATCAGGAATATGATCCTTTCGGACGAGAAGACCGTTCGTGGCTTCCGGCGGTAGCTGCGGGTAATAACGGTGCTTATATGCCATTGGCTAACTATAAAACAAGTGCGATGGCTACCTACAGGAGTACCACCTATAACACCGCCTCGGATTCGGTAGCTTACAGCCGCCCTGTTTATGAAGCCTCTCCTCTGAGCCGTGTACTTGAGCAATATGCTCCGGGAGCAGACTGGCATAAAAACGGGAAAGGCGTAAAGACTGAATACCTTACCAATGGAACAGGTGCGGACGATAATGGAGCTCTGTCTTGTCGTAAATATTCCATTATCGGATCAGAGCTGACCACCAAACTTACCTATTCAGGTGGAGTATACGATCCGGCTCAGCTGTATGTCACGCGCATGACTGATGAGAACGGCAATAAAGTCTATGAATTTAAGGATAAACTTGGCCAGATCTTATTAACCAGATCGATTAATGTACTAGCTGACAAAACGATTCAGCACCTGAATACTCTGTATGTCTATGATGATTTTGGCAACTTGTGTTATGTCATTCCTCCCGAAGGCTTTGATAAGATAAAAGATTATTCGGACAACAGTACTGAAATGAAACAATATGCTTACATCTATAAATATGACAGTCGTAACCGATGTATATTGAAACGTCTTCCCGGATGCGAGCCGATATACTATGTTTACGACAAGGCCGATCGTCTGATCTTTACGCAAGACGGTGAGCAGCGGGCAAAGACCTCATCTCCCGAGTGGACTTTTAATAAATACGATGCTTTCGGCCGGTTGATTATATCGGGGATATATCCATCCCCTGCATCACATGCAAGTCTAATTACTAAATGTAAAGATATTGTTGTAACAGAAAAAATAGATCCGAATAAATATTATGGATATACATGGAATATTTTACCTGAAGTAGTCTACACAGGCTCTATGATAATTAATTATTATGATGCATATGATGCATTTCCCAACAATACCCAAATCAACTATAGGGAATTACTCAAATATACAGAAAAGAGCGGATACGGGCAGAGGTATATTAACAATGGTCTGCAATTAAATACACCCAAAGGACAACTGACAGCAACACGGGCAAGAAGCCTCATGCCTGATGGAAGTATGGAGGTTGGTACTGTCTCGATGTTATACTATGATAACCGTGGTCGTTTAATTCAAACTAAATCGGCAAATCATTTGGGTGGAGTAGACGAAGAATATATCGCCTATAACTTTACCGGTCAGCCTACGAAGAAAATGCATGTACATACTAAGGATGCCAATGGAGGAGGAAAACAAACAGAGCTCTATACTTATACTTATGATCATGCCGGAAGATTGCTGACCACAACCCACCAATTGACCGACGGTACAACGGCAAGGCCACAGATCACTCTAGCCGATAATACCTATGACGAGTTGGGCAGGCTTAAATACAACCAAAAGGGCGGTCTCGCTTCATCCAAAACAACTTACGGTTACAACATCCGTTCGTGGACAAAATCGATCACCAGCCCGTTGTTTAGCCAGACATTGTATTACAACGAGTCATACGGCGGCAGCAAAGCTCAATACAATGGGAATATATCTGCGATGAGTTGGAAACAAAACAATGAGTCTAATACTCGCGGTTATACTTTTGCTTATGACGACCTGTCAAGGTTGCTGTCTACTGCCTACTTGAAGGATGGGGTTAAACAGAATCATGATACAGAAAAAGGAGCGACCCCTATTTATCAGACAGCATATAGCTATGATAAGCATGGCAATATTAAAACCTTGCAACGCTACGGAAAGACAACAGCTAGTGCATATGGGCTGGTTGATAACATGACACTGACTTATGCGGGCAACCAGATGGTTAACGTATTGGATGGCATACAGAACTTTGCTTATGCCCCGTCGGCAGACTTTAAGGATGTGCCCAATGCTCCGGGTATTGTGGAATACACTTACAACAAGAATGGTGCGATGAACAAAGATTTGAATAAAGGGATAACTGAAATTCAGTATAATTCATTAAATTTACCCTCTCAGATGGTTATAAACAGTTCAACAGCGAAGGCCAAGAACTATTATACCTACTCAGCCTCAGGAGTGAAGTTGAGAACCGAACAGAGATATGATCCGACATTAAATCAAACGCCTATAGGAACTACTACACCTGCCAACGATGGGTTGACACATTATAAGAATACCGATTATGTAGGAAATATTATTTATGAGACGGAGGGGAATTCGGCCGGGGTTGTATCAAAGACGCGCATACTGGTTGACGGAGGATATATAGAAGGAGGGGTGTATCATTACTATATGACAGACCATTTGGGAAATAATCGTGTGGTAGTCAATGCAAGCGGTACGGTAACCCAAAGAAGCCATTACTATCCGTTCGGAACAGCTTTTGCTGAAAACACTGTAGATGAACAGAAGCAGCAGCCGTACAAATACAATGGTAAGGAGCTGGATCAGATGCATGGATTGAACCTGTATGACTACTCGGCAAGGTATTATGAAAGTGCTATAGGAAGATTTACAAGTGTCGATCCGTTGGCCGAAAAGTATTATTCGATTAGCCCCTATACGTATGTAAAAAATAATCCGTTGAAATATACTGATCCAACAGGAATGTATGTTTCCGAGGAAAGTGTTGGAGCATGGCTTAATGCAGCTTTTAGAACTTATACACTTTTAGAAATATATCAGAGAAATAATACTAATGGACAATATGATCAAGCAATTTCATATTTGCAGTTAACATCATCCAATTTAGAAAAAATATGGAACAGTGAAAATAGGTATGAAATTACACAATTAGAATTAGGGTCAATTGGAGGATTTTCATACGATAAAGAAAAAAATACATTCAAAATAGAGTATCTTGGAGGATTTGATGATGACAATCTATATCATGAAATTACTCATGGAGGTCAATATGAAAATGGTACATTAGGATTTATGTATGTTCAAGATAGTAATGGGAAAATACGTGCTGTACCTTTTACTGGGGTAAATTCAGAAATAGAAGCATATCGGGTTAGTCATGTTTATGCAAAAATAACATCAAATAAAAATATAGAAGATATTAATACAAATTATGTTAGAAGTATACAAGTAAATGGGAATGATATATATCCAGTGAACATGAATGCTTCATTAGGGCATTATCTTGATGGTGAATCTCAATATTGGACAATTCGATTAGGGTTATCTCCAATCGGATCCGATAAGACTCAGTCTATTGTAGTAGGTGAACACCCTAATGATTTTGTAAAGTTAAATCAACTTCCGTTTATGAAATGGAATAAATGA
- a CDS encoding M6 family metalloprotease domain-containing protein: MVKIYSLFIALLMSIGLAHEIPVCYDDSIYPVTSLKAQKINSIGEFNGLVILVEFSDTHFTIPVPKESFSSLLNAEGYNYQGAKGSVRDYFITNSDSLFFPHFNVIGPIRLPKPMAYYGQNGDNQEEIHAAEMVIEACLQASTEIDFSKYDSNNDMLVDMVYIFFASYCENENPNKREYIWAHAGNIIDSCLTISNKTIGRYACSSEYIGKDHDPDPLMATIGTFCHEFSHVLGLPDFYNTSSGSGLTLGSMSIMDRGNYLDKGRCPAGYSAFEKEYAQWMNIPVLEPIDTIVSIKLNPVSSYSSATPILCAFKIVIPDTKEYFYFENRQAEGWDRYLPGTGLLIYHVDMSDEEAWDMNMVNTKSSHPYYQLIRSGFYSMIDYRYIPFPGQDNKTMFLPPLIWDGRTAGFELQDIKEEENCIELNLLWKK; this comes from the coding sequence ATGGTTAAAATTTACAGTCTTTTTATTGCTTTATTGATGTCCATTGGATTGGCTCATGAAATACCAGTCTGTTATGATGATAGTATATATCCTGTAACATCTCTGAAAGCACAGAAGATAAATTCAATAGGCGAATTTAACGGATTAGTTATACTTGTCGAATTTTCTGATACTCATTTTACTATACCCGTACCTAAGGAGAGCTTTAGCTCTCTGTTAAATGCTGAAGGTTATAATTATCAGGGAGCTAAAGGGAGTGTAAGAGATTATTTTATAACAAATTCTGACAGCCTGTTTTTTCCCCATTTTAATGTTATAGGACCTATTCGGTTACCAAAACCGATGGCATATTATGGTCAAAACGGTGATAACCAAGAAGAAATTCATGCGGCAGAGATGGTAATTGAAGCTTGTTTACAAGCTTCAACCGAGATTGATTTTTCTAAATACGACAGTAATAATGATATGTTGGTAGATATGGTATATATATTTTTTGCTTCGTATTGTGAGAATGAAAATCCAAACAAGAGGGAATATATATGGGCACATGCCGGAAATATTATAGATTCATGTTTGACCATATCCAATAAGACTATAGGACGCTATGCATGTTCATCCGAGTACATCGGAAAGGATCATGATCCAGATCCTCTAATGGCCACTATTGGTACTTTTTGTCATGAATTTAGCCATGTACTTGGACTACCCGATTTTTATAACACATCGTCTGGTAGTGGTCTTACTTTAGGAAGTATGAGTATTATGGACAGAGGTAACTATCTCGATAAGGGGCGTTGTCCTGCGGGATATTCGGCTTTTGAAAAAGAATATGCTCAATGGATGAATATTCCTGTTCTTGAACCGATTGATACGATTGTTTCTATAAAGTTAAATCCGGTAAGCTCTTACTCGTCCGCAACACCCATATTATGTGCTTTTAAGATCGTAATACCTGATACGAAAGAATATTTTTATTTTGAGAATCGTCAGGCTGAAGGATGGGATCGATATTTACCTGGAACAGGACTATTGATTTATCATGTAGATATGTCCGATGAAGAAGCGTGGGATATGAATATGGTTAATACGAAGTCTTCCCATCCCTATTATCAACTGATACGTTCAGGCTTCTATTCTATGATAGATTACCGATATATTCCTTTTCCAGGACAAGATAATAAGACGATGTTTTTGCCTCCCCTTATATGGGATGGGAGAACCGCAGGTTTTGAATTACAAGATATTAAAGAAGAAGAAAACTGTATAGAGTTGAACCTTCTTTGGAAGAAGTAA
- a CDS encoding RHS repeat-associated core domain-containing protein, protein MIDGGYIEGNVYHYYLTDHLGNNRVVVNASGTVIPKKHHYPFGTAFAENTVDEQKQQPYKYNGKELDQMHGLNLYDYSARYYESAVGRFTSVDPHAENYYSWSLYAYCANNSMRFTDPTGMDWYQDDKGNVMWQEGNNKTVKKTHSDENGNITITYKNIGTSYNQRIDNYTFFQFDQNPSSVYYLPEDFQNGDFARNAQISQSPYTQGGADAIGWSFSMDGSLSASVGGDIIQYVTFQTGPNYEETYAYQTSKIGGGSETFGAGAGLSVTAYYYWRGDKSNFRSETLLGKGVEVAGSISARQVYISGAWGISQRDENGISTLSNIDGIGVTKSLLRIGLSVRKTNTTGGVKVK, encoded by the coding sequence GTGATTGATGGTGGATATATAGAAGGAAACGTATATCATTATTATCTGACAGATCATTTGGGTAATAATCGTGTGGTAGTGAATGCAAGCGGAACGGTAATCCCCAAAAAACATCACTATCCGTTCGGAACAGCCTTTGCAGAAAATACTGTAGATGAACAGAAGCAGCAGCCGTATAAGTACAATGGCAAGGAACTTGATCAAATGCACGGTTTGAACCTTTATGATTATTCGGCAAGGTATTATGAAAGTGCTGTGGGAAGATTTACGAGTGTGGATCCACATGCAGAGAATTACTATAGTTGGAGCCTGTACGCATATTGTGCGAATAATTCGATGCGATTTACTGACCCGACAGGGATGGATTGGTATCAGGATGACAAAGGTAATGTCATGTGGCAAGAAGGGAATAACAAAACCGTCAAAAAAACACATTCTGACGAAAATGGAAATATAACTATAACTTATAAAAATATAGGAACAAGCTACAATCAAAGGATTGACAATTATACTTTTTTCCAGTTTGATCAAAATCCCTCATCTGTTTATTATTTACCAGAAGATTTCCAGAATGGGGATTTTGCAAGAAATGCTCAAATAAGCCAGTCTCCGTATACACAAGGTGGGGCTGATGCTATAGGATGGAGTTTCAGCATGGATGGAAGTTTAAGTGCAAGTGTAGGAGGAGATATTATTCAGTATGTAACTTTCCAAACAGGACCAAATTATGAGGAAACATATGCCTACCAAACATCGAAGATAGGAGGAGGTTCAGAGACTTTCGGTGCTGGTGCTGGATTATCCGTTACGGCATACTATTACTGGAGAGGAGATAAATCTAATTTCCGTTCTGAGACATTACTTGGAAAAGGTGTTGAGGTAGCGGGTTCTATTTCTGCAAGACAGGTTTATATATCGGGGGCATGGGGAATAAGTCAACGAGATGAGAATGGTATAAGTACATTGAGTAATATCGATGGAATAGGTGTTACAAAAAGTCTTTTACGAATTGGATTATCAGTAAGAAAAACAAATACCACAGGAGGGGTAAAAGTGAAATGA
- a CDS encoding RHS repeat domain-containing protein, with amino-acid sequence MTDHLSNNRVVVNASGAVTQRDHCYPFGTAFAENTTDEQKKQPYKYNGKELDQMHSLNLYDYSARYYESAVGRFTTVDLLAEKYYSISPYAYCANNPMRFTDPTGMVIDSTYIEQWNNERQSILSQLSTLISNNVDGVNDACIASLQGTLRTMRLAEKSSQLYKLGGIDGNLGGGVYDPNSGAVVINYGNTANFVHEVTHVGQFERGEIAFSSQGGTLAADVFDEITAYKSQYNYDPSSVSELPSTSIISNINDITSSWVQGLDGGTLYVPGGRANTGISPLNINSTKYDFIKSHGIHGIQGFKDMIIGVPLRNYSGVYYKK; translated from the coding sequence ATGACTGACCATTTGAGTAACAACCGTGTGGTGGTGAATGCCAGTGGAGCGGTAACCCAAAGAGACCATTGCTATCCGTTCGGTACAGCTTTTGCTGAAAACACTACAGATGAACAGAAGAAACAGCCGTACAAATACAATGGCAAGGAGCTGGATCAGATGCACAGCTTGAACCTGTATGACTACTCGGCAAGGTATTATGAAAGTGCGGTGGGGAGGTTTACAACGGTAGATCTGTTGGCGGAGAAGTATTATTCGATATCGCCGTATGCGTATTGTGCGAATAATCCGATGCGATTTACTGACCCGACAGGGATGGTTATAGATTCAACCTATATAGAGCAATGGAATAATGAAAGACAATCCATATTATCTCAATTAAGCACACTTATAAGTAATAATGTTGATGGCGTTAATGATGCTTGTATAGCTAGTCTTCAAGGTACTCTTAGGACTATGAGACTTGCAGAAAAAAGCAGTCAATTATATAAGTTAGGAGGTATAGATGGTAATCTAGGAGGGGGCGTTTATGATCCAAATTCGGGGGCAGTAGTAATTAATTATGGGAATACAGCTAATTTTGTACATGAAGTAACACATGTAGGTCAGTTTGAAAGAGGGGAAATTGCTTTTAGTAGTCAAGGAGGAACGTTAGCTGCAGATGTTTTTGATGAAATAACAGCTTATAAATCTCAGTATAATTATGACCCGAGCTCTGTATCTGAACTTCCATCAACATCAATAATATCCAATATAAATGATATTACATCTTCATGGGTTCAAGGTCTAGATGGAGGAACGTTATATGTTCCTGGCGGGAGAGCAAATACAGGCATATCTCCACTAAATATCAATTCTACAAAATATGATTTTATTAAATCACACGGAATACATGGTATCCAAGGGTTTAAAGACATGATTATAGGAGTTCCATTAAGAAATTATTCAGGGGTTTATTATAAAAAATAG
- a CDS encoding RHS repeat domain-containing protein — protein sequence MRLSARYYESAVGRFTSVDPLAEKYYNISPYTYVANNPLKYVDPTGKELEDPIVWFLPSEKNAKSMPPKHIEYKRGDNRFYVFGHGTPTSIYNKGTRLGNPKSINEALSKESPAWKKENQ from the coding sequence ATACGACTTTCGGCAAGGTATTATGAAAGCGCAGTGGGGAGGTTTACGAGTGTTGATCCATTGGCGGAAAAGTATTATAATATTAGTCCGTATACGTATGTGGCGAATAACCCTTTAAAATATGTGGATCCTACAGGAAAGGAATTGGAAGACCCTATTGTTTGGTTTCTTCCATCAGAGAAAAATGCAAAGAGTATGCCTCCTAAGCATATTGAATATAAAAGAGGAGATAATAGATTTTATGTGTTTGGGCATGGAACACCGACTTCGATTTATAATAAAGGTACAAGATTGGGAAATCCTAAAAGTATTAATGAAGCTTTAAGTAAAGAAAGCCCAGCATGGAAAAAAGAGAACCAGTGA
- a CDS encoding T9SS type A sorting domain-containing protein, producing MKAIALILASVLGCAFSLSAQLNTTHNQYRVGDILVKQQVEYVNPGESGTNKLWDFSKLKSVNDEYTLTYSLPPLEGDSVYILGNTRYLKKNISDNELIVGTEHNTMYYYHLTNDSLLQRGHENPSVVLNYTSSMLLMHFPLNYGQSSSSIYKSKGVYSSTVDIQTQGTVTTTADAYGKMILPSGDTLSPVLRVKTLQTIFDVPQEGSSVTSETDNAGKQLETCRWYSKGYRYPVFETIRNINLKDSTEIFKTAFFFPPQDHLYLDTDPENQALLDELWKEPQDNNQNTDKGQVKTVTLEDMMTCRLYPNPVESFLNIEYELKEDAKVSFELYSLEGMPVKKITSKNRAKGTYYETIDCSSLYPKNYVLRITANNLFVNEIIIKK from the coding sequence ATGAAAGCAATTGCATTAATATTAGCAAGTGTTTTGGGCTGTGCTTTTTCTTTGTCTGCACAGCTGAACACTACCCATAATCAATACCGCGTTGGCGATATACTGGTCAAGCAGCAGGTAGAGTATGTAAACCCCGGAGAAAGCGGCACAAACAAGCTCTGGGATTTCAGTAAGCTCAAATCTGTCAACGATGAATATACTCTTACCTATTCTCTTCCCCCCTTGGAAGGAGACAGTGTATATATACTGGGTAATACCCGTTATTTAAAGAAGAATATATCAGATAATGAACTGATCGTAGGTACAGAACACAACACCATGTACTATTATCATTTAACAAATGATTCTCTCTTGCAAAGAGGACATGAGAACCCTTCGGTGGTATTGAACTATACCAGTTCCATGCTTTTGATGCATTTTCCGTTAAACTACGGACAAAGCTCTTCTTCGATTTACAAATCAAAGGGAGTTTATTCCTCTACAGTGGATATCCAGACACAAGGGACAGTGACTACGACAGCCGATGCTTACGGTAAGATGATCCTTCCTTCGGGGGATACGCTTAGTCCGGTACTCAGGGTAAAGACCTTACAAACAATCTTTGATGTGCCTCAGGAAGGTAGTTCTGTTACATCTGAAACAGACAATGCAGGTAAGCAGCTAGAAACCTGCCGTTGGTATAGCAAAGGGTATCGCTATCCAGTCTTCGAAACAATAAGGAACATTAACCTGAAAGACAGTACCGAAATCTTCAAGACTGCATTCTTCTTTCCGCCTCAGGATCATTTATATCTGGATACCGACCCCGAGAATCAGGCATTGCTCGATGAACTGTGGAAGGAGCCCCAAGATAACAACCAGAACACAGATAAAGGACAAGTCAAAACTGTCACATTGGAAGATATGATGACTTGCAGACTATATCCGAACCCGGTGGAATCATTCTTGAACATAGAATATGAATTAAAGGAAGATGCAAAAGTCTCATTTGAGTTATACTCATTAGAAGGGATGCCTGTCAAGAAGATTACCTCGAAGAACAGAGCTAAAGGCACATACTATGAAACGATAGATTGTTCGTCGCTGTATCCGAAGAACTATGTGTTGAGGATTACAGCAAACAACTTGTTTGTAAATGAAATAATAATCAAAAAGTAA
- a CDS encoding LytR/AlgR family response regulator transcription factor, producing MRNIDNEVLYIIPALFVRTGKTVKYIPFDQILYLKAEGSYTTVVFCNQTKEHLSSLTLGQIEQKMKCPFIPRVHRSYMVNLKQVTGLVGNAIKVGKEIIPIGRSYRHVLESFIII from the coding sequence ATGAGAAATATTGACAATGAAGTTTTATATATTATTCCTGCTTTGTTTGTACGTACTGGTAAAACTGTGAAGTATATACCTTTCGACCAGATTCTTTATCTGAAAGCCGAAGGCAGTTATACAACCGTTGTCTTTTGCAATCAAACTAAAGAACACTTATCTTCCCTAACATTAGGACAGATAGAACAAAAAATGAAATGTCCTTTTATTCCCAGGGTTCACCGTTCGTATATGGTTAATCTTAAGCAAGTAACAGGTTTGGTAGGCAATGCTATAAAGGTAGGTAAAGAAATAATTCCTATTGGCAGAAGTTACAGGCACGTTCTGGAGAGTTTTATCATTATATAG
- a CDS encoding DNA-directed RNA polymerase subunit omega, with translation MDYRKTNAASNTITRDMMSLSEDTGNVYETVRIIAKRSNQISVEMKQDLDKKLQEFASYNDNLEEVFENREQIEISRYYEKLPKPTLIAAQEYTEGKLYYRNPSKDKDNF, from the coding sequence ATGGATTATAGAAAAACAAATGCAGCAAGCAATACTATTACCAGAGATATGATGTCTTTGTCAGAAGACACCGGTAATGTATACGAAACTGTTAGAATTATCGCTAAGCGTTCTAACCAGATTTCTGTTGAAATGAAACAGGATTTGGATAAGAAACTACAGGAATTTGCTTCATATAACGATAATCTGGAAGAAGTTTTCGAAAATAGAGAACAAATAGAAATCTCTCGTTACTACGAAAAACTTCCTAAGCCAACGCTTATCGCTGCTCAAGAGTATACAGAAGGAAAACTTTATTACAGAAATCCTAGTAAGGATAAAGATAATTTCTAA
- a CDS encoding carbonic anhydrase, translating into MSDQEKYNRIFEANNKWIEKNKIDNPGLFKLLAADQHPDFLYIGCSDSRVHPNQVMGLKPGEVFIHRNIANMVIATDLSALSVINYGVEYLKVKFIIVCGHYGCGGIEAAMKKSDYGILNPWLRSIRDVYHLHKEELAAIDDIGARHRRLVELNTYEQCRNIIKMGEVQKSYYEKGYPKVAGWVFDIKDAQLHDLFFDMDGELDKIKEIYDITGNTED; encoded by the coding sequence ATGTCTGATCAAGAAAAATATAATCGAATATTTGAGGCTAATAATAAATGGATAGAGAAAAATAAGATAGACAACCCCGGACTATTTAAGTTATTAGCAGCAGACCAACATCCAGATTTTCTATACATCGGATGTTCGGATAGCAGAGTACATCCCAATCAGGTTATGGGATTAAAGCCAGGAGAGGTTTTTATCCATCGTAATATTGCAAACATGGTTATAGCCACTGACCTAAGTGCTCTTTCCGTTATCAACTACGGAGTTGAATACCTAAAAGTTAAATTTATTATTGTTTGTGGTCACTATGGATGTGGAGGAATAGAAGCGGCGATGAAAAAGTCAGACTATGGGATACTTAACCCTTGGCTACGAAGTATACGAGATGTTTACCATTTACATAAAGAGGAACTGGCTGCTATTGATGATATCGGAGCCAGGCATAGGCGCCTTGTAGAACTTAACACATATGAGCAATGCCGTAACATAATTAAAATGGGCGAAGTACAGAAATCTTATTACGAAAAAGGATATCCTAAAGTTGCGGGATGGGTATTTGATATCAAGGATGCTCAACTTCATGATCTTTTCTTCGATATGGACGGCGAACTTGATAAGATTAAAGAGATTTATGATATTACAGGCAATACTGAAGATTGA